GTTGAATGAAAGCGTTGGAAAACGTGTGCTCCAGTCTTAAAAGTACTCAGTAGTTCTCTTGAGTTCTCtaacaaacattaaatatcaatGCTATCACTAACGCTGGGTTTATTTCTATGGACATTCTCTTTTCAAtactttaatgaattaaaattgcCTATAGTTAAAGTGTTAGCAAGCGCAGCAATATCAATATTACACATCTATATTActatattgaaataatagactcgaatttttgggctttaataccgagaagtcggaagagtactgtcttttgttttatatattttaaacatcattggtacttgaagattaccaatttgtttttattttttctcaatcaagcttcgctaattatataacaatcaacgaaaaatcctttaaaaaatccggaaatcatctggttattttggattttacatTCATGTGCATGCGCATTGCATTCACACTAAATCACGGGAGGATCTTTAGTTCATGTTTCCACAATTTCACATTTGCAtagataaactcagaaacgataatacaaatacgtgtaaattttcattgaaaatttgctatatGTTCTGTTcgtcaaaggaaatacgggagataactctaactcagtgcatttaatataaaaaaaatcccaagagtTCCGAATGTCTACATGTTGCGTAAATTTGAACCAAGgaaaaaacgttggtgaaaaagtgttatattcttcattaatatgaattaaatttttaggtGAAAGGTATTTATTtaacagcctcaaaatggtttgttttgaataatttgactgttgttttcaatgcagcttcattaattttctccaaaatcgtttcggagcgattctgcgactttctgctacattaccggtatatgggaggcatttaaACTGTGGcaagggcctttcccgagacacagtaactttattctaactaagcagagtgtagtgaaattaatagcttgttgtaggcttaaagcttggttatatTTAactgtcaacaatacggtgtgtcagGGACTTATATACTGTCTCtgggtgtgtcgatgtatctatttcgtaaatgtccgatatcatatgcaatgtcaacccgtgcacgcacgggtcaaagtcaaGTTATGTTTATTATTCCGGTCTTtaagaggcatggtcacgattttggtcaaaaatcaattttcctattataatgtttacattgctttagtaaggcatttttgaCCAACAACCAAAAtctgagtgtcatttgttgagtattaagcgagttacagagcttacaattctttgttatgtaaacaaaacctttgtttagattttgaaagtaaaattttcagttttagacCTTAAGTGattgtgttaaacgttagaatcTGTTTATCTTTGCTTAAGATAAATaagaagattgaaaaaaaatcagcaggaaaaagatcttttttactggtaaattgaaCCTATGTCAGCAAAAACAGGGCTCGAACTTTGTTAACATGACAAAGAGTTATGAGAAAtgtgtcttgcttataactctacgtctgactctcaaatttcatttgattattagaaatgcaatcttaaagcattgtaaataataaaattagaatttgaCCAAATGGTGACCTTGCCcctttaaatattgaatttacaaAACCTAACAATTTGGTtgctgtttgttttttttttttacattttataatgattttttttatttctaaattataaaGCAATCAAGTTTTTATTCTGTTGATCCTTCACGTAGTTGCATACTGTGCTAAAATACCTGTAAAATCTCGTGggactttttcttttataaaacaacaaatatgTTTGAAACTTGCAGAATTTTATGACTACATATACACAAACCAAACTAAGATGAAATAATGATGGGCGTCGTTAACTAGCGGGCGTCGAATTCAGTAACAGAGCTCAGTAGTACTTTTTTCctgcaaaataataaaaaaatgtttaaaagcgTTACTCTATTATTCTTCATTtacctatttatttttaatgcagtACGTATGGTTTgattttggattttaaaaaaaatttaagtttggCAAATCTAAATGAACAGATGTAAcagaaaaaatccataaaataaagatatgatGTATTAATGGTTACTCCTCAAAATTATTGTttgcaaacaaaacaaactttcgGTTAAAAGAGCATTTGTTCTCAACTTATTTCTACTACATAGAGTTCAGTATATCTTCTTCTTACAAACGCTTTGAATTGCTCTCAAGCAAAACATAATCAGATAAAGGACACCtgaataatgtttaaattcTTTGTTCTTATTGAGGAttaaccaaaaataaattttctttttattagctTAACGCCATACCCTATCTGAAAACTTTAACGTCAAAAATTAACATACCTTTTCCAAAACCACCTCCTAGTCCGCCTCCTAATCCACCTCCTAATCCACCTCCTAATCCGCCTCCTAATCCACCGCCGATTCCTCCTAATCCACCTCCGATTCCTCCTAATCCGGTTCCTAGTCCACTACCTAGTCCACCAGTGCTGATGATGCCACTACCAAGACCTCCACTGCCGATACCACCTATTCCACTACCAATACCACCAATACCACCCAATCCACCGAAGTCGTAACCAACGTCAGCAATTCCACTTCCAATCTTGCTAATTCCACTCCCAATTCCACTTCCAATGCCACCAATACCACTGCCTATTCCACCGATGCCACCGATGCCGCTGCCTATTCCGCCGATACCGCTGCCTATTCCGCTGCCTATTCCACCGATGCCGCCGCCTATTCCACCGATGCCACCGATGCCGCTGCCTATTCCACCGATGCCACCGATGCCGCTGCCTATACCACCGATGCCGCTGCCTATTCCGCCTCCGTATGGTATACCTCCGGTCATTGGAAAACCTCCTCCAAAGTATGGGCCTAAAGTACTCATCAGGTAATAGAAATAACTTGAGGAAATTCCACCTGGGTAGTAACCTCCTAAGCCACCGCCGATTCCCCCTAATCCACTTCCAATTCCTCCTAAACCGCCTCCGATTCCTCCGATTCCTCCAATTCCCCCTAATCCACCTCCAATTCCTCCTAATCCGCCTCCGATTCCACCCAAACCGCCTCCGATTCCTCCAATTCCTCCTAGACCTCCTAATCCTCCGATTCCCCCTAATCCGCCTCCGATTCCCCCTAATCCGCTTCCAATACGACCTAATCCGCCTCCGTGGATGAGTCCGCCAGAACCTATTCCTCCAAGTCCACTACCTAATCCACCGTCAAATCCAAGACCTCCGGATGCGATATCAAGGCCACCGGTGAGGGCGCCACCTGTCAGTCCTCCCCCAATTCCACCCCCACCCAAGCTGGTTCCACCGAAGCCACCTTTGACTATAATAAAGTCAATCTCTTTCCAATAATGTACAATGATAATTAccgatgaaatatttttttttactttaaaattattgaGATTTAGAGTTTTTAGATTTGGAGTCTTTCTTTTCAGAGCAATTAGACGTGATCTTTTTTTCGTAATATTTcccaaaacatttttattccGTAAATATTCCTGAAATAATTAagtagttaaaaaaaaccaacttacATTTGGCCTGTGCGTATGACACAAAAACTAGTAAAACTGCAAGCTTCAACATTGTTCTacaaataaaagatttaaatttaatttactgTTAAGATATGATAACATTACATTAAGAAAAACCAGGCACTACAGCAATTACCTATCCTAACTGTGAGGGTGACGTGTGTCCTGAGAGAGTCGACGCCTTTATATACATTTACTCCCGGACCCTCCCCTTAAGACAGACTCCCTTGGCCAGGGACTCTTTTCCGGGGTCAATAACGTCGATGAATAATCATAAACATTAAAGTATaacatatttacacaaaaacgaGTGTTGACAAGTTGTGTTTCAATTAAACCTATCAATAAAAATCTTGTCACATTTCTAACCGATCATTGTCCGTTCCTTCTAAACATTGAATTTCTCCTGATGTCCTTAGAACTCCGTCCGTTTCCTGATTACCGGCGACGATATAACACGGcgtttcttttgtttttgtttgtcaaatttATAACCAAAATAAACATAACACCTAAAAAACATGCCCAGGAATGCTAAACACGATTGTGATTTCggaagaacattttttatacaGCCAGGAAAACGTACTGGCCAATTGGTGAGTAGAATTTGTTCCATCATTTCCCgtttaaactgtttaaaatcaatCAGCGTACTAAAATATCTGTACAGACTTCCCCTTTGGCCGGACCGGTCCATTCGATGTCCGCATATTACATTGGTTTTACATAACAAAACGTTTTGGACttcaaatatcattttgtattttttctactttatcaatattatttcagCAAATGTTTAGacaccaacccccccccccccccaaaaaaaaacccagcacactgtatattcctatttaaataCGAGAAATTAATATTcgcataaaatcgcgagaaaCACATCTCGCGAATTTTGGAGTTCTACAAGAATTTTCGCTAGATCGTgttgtttttaaagtatttaataaGGTCCTCTTTACATCTATATACATCCCGTGCTGCAAAAAAGATCACTGAGCACATACGTACAGTTTCAAGAACTTTTGAAGGTTTTCAAGAAACgccattttttaaaccaaaaaacatATTACTTTCAAATATTACTCTGTAATTGGTGTTGACATTGTTCAATGTTTTAGACACCTAGCTTATATCAATAGGAAACCATAACAACTTCCAAAGATTTATTCTGTATATGTCCACTATGAACCTAGCAAACCTCCCCTACCCCAGTCTTAGTCGGGGGAGGGAGTTCGCAGATTTAGTAATATCCTATTTTATTTGTCGGGGAgcacatttgaaataaaatggcgTTCTATAATCGTATAGTTTGAATTACTTATATCAGGTGTCGCACTTTTGTCGTTACATACAGTTCggaaattgatattttagatGATTGTTTAGTAATTTCCCGAAATGAAGTATtgcgaaaacaaaaatattggtCTTGGGGTCGCGgtttaaataatgataaaatatgaaatgatgcttccattataattttacaaatcattTTGTTGTAGGTCTATGAATTAAAAGATTTCGtgcttttaaagaaatattgttGAGCTTTGAAAACCGTGCTTTGCGTCCATCATtgaataatttagaatctttgaaataaaaaaaactatggtGTGAACATTAGCAATAGGTATAGTTTTATAGACACACGCTCTATCGTTAAAGTGTTTGCTATCGCTCTTTTATGAAAATAGATAAGTCAATTTTAACGATGtagattcattttaaaataacgaTGCTTCAAACCAAGTTCGATTGACTTTAATTTCAAGGTTTTAGcaagaagtgaaaaaaaaaactgacaaatgtagaacaaaaaagcTGTTTGAACCTTCGGTTCGGGTTAgctagagtaaaaaaaaaaacaccacttcaagaaaaataacaaaaactttgtttttcattaaaaataatcacctaaataaaatgtgtttattaaataaatcaaatttactAGAggtgtttttacatgtatttagggATCTCAATTATAGAAcctaaaaattatcaatttgcaATATATTTTCTTCAACACTCATATCAAAGTAATTACTTACCCAagcataaattcaaaataattgcCAGATATTATTTTgtgatcttttaaaaatgtttgactTCGTGGAAATAAACAAGACTTATTATTAAACACTGCACAGATGCATTCCTGTGGGCCAATGAATTCTGCATATAGATTGTTTTAGAAAATAACCCTTTAAAGGTACTAGTACGAGGGTTAATCCAAAAGTAATGCCACAAATGTCACGTGGATATAGAGCATGAAATGAAGACAGTATCTGCAAACCTATTTTGGAGTTCTACAAGAATTTTCGCTAGATCGTgttgtttttaaagtatttaataaGGTCCTCTTTACATCTATATACATCCCGTGCTGCAAAAAAGATCACTGAGCACATACGTACAGTTTCAAGAACTTTTGAAGGTTTTCAAGAAACgccattttttaaaccaaaaaacatATTACTTTCAAATATTACTCTGTAATTGGTGTTGACATTGTTCAATGTTTTAGACACCTAGCTTATATCAATAGGAAACCATAACAACTTCCAAAGATTTATTCTGTATATGTCCACTATGAACCTAGCAAACCTCCCCTACCCCAGTCTTAGTCGGGGGAGGGAGTTCGCAGATTTAGTAATATCCTATTTTATTTGTCGGGGAgcacatttgaaataaaatggcgTTCTATAATCGTGTATTTGAATTACTTATATCAGGTGTCGCACTTTTGTCGTTACATACAGTTCggaaattgatattttagatGATTGTTTAGTAATTTCCCGAAATGAAGTATtgcgaaaacaaaaatattggtCTTGGGGTCGCGgtttaaataatgataaaatatgaaatgatgcttccattataattttacaaatcattTTGTTGTAGGTCTATGAATTAAAAGATTTCGtgcttttaaagaaatattgttGAGCTTTGAAAACCGTGCTTTGCGTCCATCATtgaataatttagaatctttgaaataaaaaaaactatggtGTGAACATTAGCAATAGGTGCAAAAGCTTTGGTATAGTTTTATAGACATACGCTATATCGTCAAAGTGTTTGCTATCGCTCTTTTATGAAAATAGATAAGTCAATTTTAACGATGtagattcattttaaaataacgaTGCTTCAAACCAAGTTCGATTGAGACTTTGATTTCAAGGTTTTAGCaagaagtgaaaaaaaagtgacaaatgtagaacaaaaaagcTGTTTGAACCTTCGGTACGGGTTAGCtagggtaaaaaaaaaccaccacttcaagaaaattgacagaaactttgtttttcattaaaaaataatcaccTAAATAAGAtgtgtttattaaataaatcaaatacctttcatttactagaggtgtttttttacatgtatttagggATCTCAATTATAGAAcctaaaaattatcaatttgcaTTACATTTTCTTCAACACTCATATCAAAGTAATTACTTACCCAagcataaattcaaaataattgcCAGATATCATTTTGTGATCTTAAAATGTTTGACTTCGTGGAAATAAACAAGACTTATTATTAAACACTGCACAGGGTCAATCCAAAAGTAATGCC
This portion of the Magallana gigas chromosome 7, xbMagGiga1.1, whole genome shotgun sequence genome encodes:
- the LOC105346185 gene encoding uncharacterized protein, whose translation is MLKLAVLLVFVSYAQAKFKGGFGGTSLGGGGIGGGLTGGALTGGLDIASGGLGFDGGLGSGLGGIGSGGLIHGGGLGRIGSGLGGIGGGLGGIGGLGGLGGIGGIGGGLGGIGGGLGGIGGGLGGIGGIGGIGGGLGGIGSGLGGIGGGLGGYYPGGISSSYFYYLMSTLGPYFGGGFPMTGGIPYGGGIGSGIGGIGSGIGGIGGIGSGIGGIGGIGGGIGGIGSGIGSGIGGIGSGIGGIGGIGSGIGGIGSGIGSGISKIGSGIADVGYDFGGLGGIGGIGSGIGGIGSGGLGSGIISTGGLGSGLGTGLGGIGGGLGGIGGGLGGGLGGGLGGGLGGGLGGGFGKGKKYY